Proteins from a single region of Octadecabacter arcticus 238:
- a CDS encoding LPP20 family lipoprotein, giving the protein MNSSIRERPEYRYMRITTISGLMKSLAALSALLALGACDLQMSTSGGTAAVQDISSIKVALDAADVAVQKQTVLTIIGTGYGTISAQPARNINQKRLMAIRVARLDAMRELTEQIYGLRINSQTTVIDAVLQNDTTRASVDGTIRGARTLRINPVGSDTYEVVVELDRDMVARILEAVR; this is encoded by the coding sequence ATGAACAGTTCAATCAGAGAACGTCCGGAGTACAGATACATGCGCATCACTACGATATCAGGATTGATGAAGTCTTTGGCAGCACTATCGGCCTTATTAGCTTTGGGAGCGTGCGATTTGCAAATGTCTACCAGCGGCGGTACCGCTGCCGTTCAAGACATTTCCTCAATTAAAGTTGCGCTCGACGCCGCAGATGTCGCAGTGCAAAAACAAACTGTACTCACTATCATCGGGACCGGCTATGGCACGATCTCTGCGCAACCTGCGCGCAACATTAACCAAAAGCGCCTGATGGCTATTCGCGTTGCGCGGCTGGACGCGATGCGTGAACTGACTGAACAAATCTACGGGTTGCGCATCAATTCACAGACGACGGTAATCGACGCGGTCCTTCAGAACGACACCACCCGTGCCTCTGTCGATGGAACGATCCGCGGCGCTCGAACTCTGCGCATCAATCCAGTAGGCAGCGACACCTATGAAGTGGTTGTGGAGCTGGACCGCGACATGGTCGCGCGCATCCTGGAAGCCGTACGATAA
- a CDS encoding motility protein A: MDIASLIGLIGTAAMIAGAMIVGGGLGPFVDIPSILIVIGGTFFACMYTTPMATFISSFSAMGKAFLPPVKKMHVLIERMVELAAVARKDGMMALEGQEVPDNFFKKGMQLLVDGADETKLVQQLNSELKSMRSRHEANQNVIKAWIDLAPAMGMIGTLIGLVLMLGNMSDPAAIGPAMAVALLTTMYGAIVANVLFSPMLTKLEGYTSYEVVYREMVILGLRNIARGESPRNIQDQMASKLPPKMQAKLDAA; encoded by the coding sequence ATGGATATTGCTTCCCTTATTGGACTAATAGGCACAGCTGCAATGATTGCCGGAGCCATGATCGTGGGCGGTGGTCTGGGGCCGTTTGTAGATATTCCATCGATCTTGATCGTGATCGGCGGCACATTTTTCGCGTGCATGTATACAACGCCTATGGCGACATTTATTTCCAGTTTTAGTGCCATGGGAAAGGCATTTCTTCCACCTGTCAAAAAAATGCACGTCCTGATCGAGCGAATGGTCGAACTGGCGGCTGTCGCGCGCAAGGATGGAATGATGGCGCTGGAAGGTCAGGAAGTGCCAGACAACTTTTTCAAAAAAGGCATGCAGCTTTTGGTTGATGGCGCTGATGAAACCAAGCTGGTGCAGCAATTAAACTCTGAACTCAAATCCATGAGATCTCGGCATGAGGCCAACCAGAATGTGATCAAGGCTTGGATTGACCTAGCGCCTGCAATGGGCATGATCGGAACGCTGATTGGTCTTGTTCTGATGTTGGGTAACATGAGTGACCCGGCGGCAATTGGTCCTGCGATGGCTGTTGCGCTTTTGACGACAATGTATGGTGCGATCGTGGCCAACGTATTATTTAGTCCCATGTTGACCAAGCTAGAGGGCTATACGTCCTATGAGGTCGTTTATCGCGAAATGGTCATCTTGGGTCTTCGAAATATTGCACGCGGCGAATCCCCGCGTAACATTCAGGATCAGATGGCTTCAAAGCTGCCTCCTAAGATGCAAGCTAAATTAGACGCCGCATGA
- the fliS gene encoding flagellar export chaperone FliS produces MSMLSPAEVYQRQQKNPAFDVDNSHHLIKATLEYLTRSLGALSHGAERGSEPFNTHTARVLMSVYVLQSSLDFERGGDISTNLFQLYEYTRQQALKLMRGDETSRIDQAYYSMTEILDAWQQI; encoded by the coding sequence ATGTCAATGTTAAGTCCGGCGGAAGTTTATCAGCGACAGCAAAAGAACCCTGCCTTCGATGTGGATAACAGTCATCATCTGATCAAAGCCACTCTGGAGTATCTGACCCGTAGTTTGGGGGCTCTGTCCCATGGAGCCGAACGCGGATCAGAGCCTTTCAATACTCATACAGCGCGTGTTTTGATGTCAGTTTATGTGCTACAGTCCAGCCTCGATTTTGAACGGGGTGGAGATATATCCACAAATTTGTTCCAACTGTATGAGTATACTCGGCAACAAGCGCTCAAGCTGATGCGCGGAGATGAAACTTCTCGGATTGATCAGGCTTATTATTCAATGACGGAAATCTTGGATGCATGGCAGCAAATTTAG
- the rpoN gene encoding RNA polymerase factor sigma-54, which yields MNVQLAQKQSLVFTPQLQQAIKLLLLTNIDLSSYAEKMAEENPFLEVELPSRGSVESRNSITSMPSTSPQSDFDPVSLLVDTSGASFGARLFQQVEETLKNPFERKIGYAIASHVEPSGWLSLSTCALAESLGVDEKFVEQALTKLQSAEPSGLFARNLAECLRLQISTSDYDYAKMTIIIDNLPLVARGALTALRRKTGCHADDIRRLLQRLRSLDPKPGLALFNGIAPPVRQPDIITGKTLDGEWFVEMNQATLPIIKVDEVTGHKVRKLVNAPQDQAFVRDTLGNARWLSRAIAQRNETSIKIAAEIVRIQKPFLEHGIQHMRPLKLKTVADAVGVHESTISRVTSSLMMQTPQGTYPLKIFFSTAIELGGHDEGVSARVVREKIRSLVGAEVPGKPLSDETIVQELNRAGLNIARRTIAKYRKLDKIPSSFQRRRNYQLQGII from the coding sequence ATGAATGTGCAACTTGCGCAAAAACAGTCACTTGTTTTCACGCCACAACTGCAGCAGGCAATCAAACTGCTTCTTCTTACAAATATAGATTTGTCAAGCTACGCTGAGAAAATGGCGGAGGAAAACCCGTTCTTAGAAGTCGAACTGCCGTCACGGGGAAGTGTTGAGAGCCGAAACTCGATTACCTCGATGCCATCTACCAGTCCTCAGTCTGACTTCGACCCCGTCAGCTTGTTGGTGGACACCTCTGGGGCAAGCTTCGGTGCACGTCTGTTTCAGCAAGTCGAAGAAACTCTTAAGAACCCGTTTGAACGTAAGATTGGTTACGCCATCGCAAGCCATGTTGAGCCATCGGGTTGGCTGTCACTATCCACATGTGCCCTGGCTGAAAGCCTTGGTGTAGACGAAAAATTTGTTGAGCAAGCTTTGACAAAGTTGCAAAGCGCAGAGCCCTCGGGATTATTCGCCCGTAATCTTGCTGAATGCCTGAGGCTTCAGATCTCCACCTCTGACTATGATTACGCTAAGATGACTATCATTATTGATAACCTGCCGCTGGTTGCGCGTGGCGCGCTGACAGCGCTACGGCGCAAAACTGGCTGCCATGCGGATGACATACGACGCTTGTTGCAGAGGTTGCGGTCACTTGACCCAAAACCGGGCCTCGCTTTGTTCAATGGCATTGCACCACCCGTTCGGCAGCCCGATATCATCACTGGAAAAACGCTCGACGGGGAGTGGTTTGTCGAAATGAACCAGGCCACCCTTCCAATCATCAAAGTGGATGAAGTCACGGGGCACAAAGTTCGGAAGTTAGTCAACGCACCTCAAGATCAGGCATTCGTGCGCGATACGTTGGGAAATGCGCGCTGGCTAAGCCGCGCCATTGCACAACGCAATGAGACAAGCATCAAGATCGCTGCTGAAATTGTACGCATCCAAAAACCTTTTCTAGAGCATGGAATACAGCACATGCGCCCGCTCAAGCTGAAGACCGTCGCCGATGCCGTCGGTGTGCACGAAAGTACAATCAGCCGCGTCACCTCTTCGCTGATGATGCAAACCCCACAGGGCACGTATCCACTCAAAATCTTCTTTAGTACCGCCATCGAACTAGGAGGCCATGACGAAGGTGTTTCTGCACGTGTGGTGCGCGAAAAGATCCGCAGCCTTGTAGGTGCAGAAGTGCCGGGCAAACCCCTGAGTGACGAAACCATTGTACAAGAACTGAACAGGGCGGGCTTAAACATTGCCCGGCGCACCATTGCCAAGTACCGTAAGCTGGACAAAATCCCTTCATCGTTTCAGCGCCGCCGTAACTATCAATTGCAGGGCATTATATAA
- a CDS encoding DUF1566 domain-containing protein produces MLCKGSGMKLVLTLILSLIVTGYGVRPAKAQEITVFVPKGPIVVDVMAGLNWMRCSIGQVWENGKCDGTPILVPFAVTETIIARTTSSMGDGWRLPTRDELQRLVVDQTNPPMINQDIFSETHPGIYWSADQNWLLPNNFWVVNFFTGHNYGRARRNQNFAVRLVQER; encoded by the coding sequence ATGCTATGTAAAGGAAGCGGCATGAAACTCGTCTTGACACTAATTTTGAGTCTGATCGTCACTGGGTACGGAGTGCGACCAGCCAAAGCGCAGGAAATCACGGTCTTTGTGCCCAAAGGGCCAATCGTCGTTGATGTGATGGCGGGATTGAATTGGATGAGATGCAGCATCGGGCAGGTCTGGGAAAATGGAAAATGCGACGGGACACCAATCTTGGTACCCTTTGCTGTCACCGAAACAATAATCGCTAGAACCACAAGCAGCATGGGCGATGGTTGGCGCCTGCCAACCCGCGACGAACTGCAACGTTTGGTCGTGGATCAGACAAACCCACCCATGATAAATCAGGATATTTTCTCAGAGACACATCCCGGAATCTATTGGAGCGCCGATCAAAACTGGTTATTGCCTAACAACTTTTGGGTCGTTAATTTTTTTACGGGCCACAACTATGGGCGCGCACGGCGAAATCAAAATTTCGCGGTACGATTGGTACAGGAACGATGA
- a CDS encoding flagellar motor protein MotB, translating into MAEEVAAEEEEEDEECPKCPPVGAPAWMATFADLATLLMAFFVLILSFAEMNVPKFKQIQGSLKDSFGVQRIVPVVEQPKGTTVLDMNFSPSPSPSVTEELTQETTEIREPELKVPSDNRDKNGEDKSLEGETDKEGLGGDDANNIAENENMSDAEKLAAALEQIGNAVNIEAEIVDGKVVVDMNATDASPQELIEKFQRVGQALEIAGLATGKAEQEVLFGGLDETLNDLISMVSEIQRQQQASGGATVDEALTKMARATEKAREAEDQLRANLRDEMEQGLVTVEQRDGKVFVNLGTGGAFPSGSAVLTEQAQTIIEELASVANDPSSRVIVAGHTDNVPIAFGALYRDNWDLAAARAASVVQEIEAISPVLGREMSAVSFGETKPISDNFTAEGREQNRRIELEIEFE; encoded by the coding sequence ATGGCTGAAGAAGTAGCAGCAGAAGAAGAAGAAGAGGACGAAGAATGTCCTAAGTGCCCCCCTGTGGGGGCACCTGCTTGGATGGCGACATTCGCTGACCTTGCAACCCTACTGATGGCGTTTTTCGTTTTAATTCTGTCCTTCGCGGAAATGAACGTCCCAAAGTTCAAGCAGATCCAGGGGTCATTGAAGGATTCCTTCGGGGTACAGCGCATTGTGCCGGTGGTTGAGCAGCCGAAAGGAACGACAGTTCTGGATATGAATTTCAGCCCCTCACCATCTCCTTCGGTCACAGAAGAATTGACGCAAGAAACCACCGAAATTCGTGAGCCTGAACTGAAAGTTCCGTCCGACAACCGGGATAAGAATGGAGAAGATAAATCACTGGAGGGTGAGACTGATAAAGAGGGCTTGGGTGGTGATGACGCTAATAACATTGCTGAAAACGAAAACATGTCCGATGCCGAAAAGCTCGCCGCAGCGCTAGAGCAGATCGGAAATGCGGTGAATATTGAAGCTGAGATCGTAGATGGTAAAGTTGTAGTTGATATGAATGCAACGGATGCCTCCCCCCAAGAACTGATCGAAAAGTTTCAGCGCGTAGGCCAGGCGCTGGAGATCGCCGGTCTTGCGACCGGCAAAGCGGAGCAAGAAGTGCTCTTTGGAGGTCTGGATGAAACATTGAATGATCTGATTTCCATGGTGTCAGAAATCCAGCGTCAGCAACAGGCGAGCGGCGGGGCCACGGTCGATGAGGCTCTCACAAAGATGGCGCGGGCTACCGAGAAGGCACGCGAAGCAGAAGACCAGCTACGCGCAAACCTTCGGGATGAGATGGAGCAGGGTCTGGTTACTGTAGAACAGCGGGATGGCAAAGTATTTGTAAATCTAGGGACCGGTGGTGCCTTCCCTTCAGGCTCTGCCGTGCTGACCGAGCAGGCACAAACCATCATTGAAGAGTTGGCTAGCGTTGCCAATGATCCTAGCAGTCGTGTGATCGTTGCCGGTCATACGGATAATGTGCCGATCGCCTTTGGTGCATTATATCGTGACAACTGGGACCTGGCCGCTGCGCGTGCCGCAAGCGTGGTGCAGGAAATAGAGGCAATCAGTCCTGTGCTGGGGCGTGAAATGTCGGCAGTCAGTTTCGGTGAAACCAAACCGATCTCAGACAATTTCACTGCAGAAGGGCGCGAACAAAACCGCCGGATCGAACTCGAAATCGAGTTTGAATAG
- a CDS encoding CBS domain-containing protein, giving the protein MAFTALDIVESKHTRLGDVINNERMVGQLTLSETDSVSFAIRVFSKGTSGLLAVVDEARKLIGLLSERDIIRALAEDGRGIVEWPVSRVMKRELSVATQDTYCTDTLLLMIEKHFRHMPVVDDDGTFIACVDALQVAYAKISEMTDSNRKLMRLMAVFTDQVIDIATSDSIETIRAMFAEKDWVSAVVKDDQKVVGFITADELLRFSCRIRAL; this is encoded by the coding sequence TTGGCATTTACAGCGCTTGACATTGTTGAAAGCAAGCATACCCGTCTTGGCGACGTTATCAATAACGAGCGGATGGTTGGGCAGCTAACACTCTCCGAAACCGACAGTGTTTCCTTTGCGATCAGAGTGTTTTCAAAGGGCACGTCGGGGCTGCTCGCTGTGGTTGATGAGGCGCGCAAGCTGATTGGGCTGTTGTCTGAGCGGGATATAATACGCGCGTTGGCTGAAGATGGGAGGGGGATTGTGGAGTGGCCTGTCTCTCGGGTGATGAAGCGTGAGTTGTCGGTGGCAACGCAGGATACATATTGCACCGACACCCTGTTGCTGATGATCGAGAAACACTTTCGTCACATGCCTGTGGTAGATGACGATGGGACATTCATTGCATGTGTTGATGCGCTGCAAGTAGCATATGCTAAGATTTCCGAAATGACTGATAGTAATAGGAAGTTGATGCGGCTTATGGCTGTGTTCACTGATCAAGTAATCGACATTGCCACATCAGACTCTATCGAGACTATTCGAGCCATGTTTGCTGAAAAAGACTGGGTGAGTGCGGTTGTTAAGGACGATCAAAAAGTAGTAGGCTTTATCACAGCGGATGAGTTATTGAGATTTTCGTGTAGAATTAGAGCTTTGTAA
- a CDS encoding EscU/YscU/HrcU family type III secretion system export apparatus switch protein, translating into MADQASDGGQEKTEEPTQKRLEKSKEDGEVPSSKELFVFSTLLTGFFLYIGIIPFIFSIIFEWSSLFQFSGETSLQDYVFNNLKAGYALMYWKAVLFALPLFVIVILTQMTMSGVINWSSSALNLKASRINPFSGLKRMFSMKALVEMLKAIGKVIFLLGAAVFVMFTQMDKLLTAPATHLVGGISRLGDVFLLLIIAFLLILAVMAMLDVSWQFYQHNKKLKMTLQEVKDESKQTDGSPEVKAKIRRMQMTAGSRAKQRREAMENVPSATAIITNPTHFAVALKYEVGTAGAPIILAMGRGYQAQEIISIGKDAGVTVFQNELLARALFFAGQIGEEIPTPLFTAVAAILGFIYRLNKGDAVDEPDVELPADMLFDENGKSIS; encoded by the coding sequence ATGGCTGATCAAGCGAGTGATGGAGGTCAAGAAAAAACAGAAGAGCCGACGCAGAAACGACTCGAAAAGTCCAAGGAGGATGGTGAAGTCCCATCATCCAAAGAGCTATTTGTATTTTCAACATTGCTCACTGGTTTTTTTCTTTATATCGGAATTATCCCGTTCATCTTTTCTATTATATTTGAATGGTCAAGCCTATTTCAATTTTCTGGAGAGACCAGTTTACAAGATTATGTTTTCAACAATCTTAAAGCTGGTTATGCATTGATGTATTGGAAAGCGGTTCTTTTTGCCCTCCCTCTTTTTGTGATTGTGATTTTGACGCAAATGACAATGTCAGGTGTCATCAACTGGTCATCCTCAGCTCTTAACTTAAAAGCAAGTCGGATTAATCCTTTCAGTGGTCTCAAGAGAATGTTTTCCATGAAAGCGTTGGTAGAAATGTTGAAGGCCATCGGAAAGGTGATATTTTTACTTGGAGCCGCAGTATTTGTAATGTTCACACAGATGGACAAATTATTGACTGCGCCCGCAACACATTTAGTTGGCGGAATTAGCCGATTAGGAGATGTATTTCTTCTTCTTATAATAGCATTTTTACTTATCCTTGCCGTGATGGCAATGTTGGACGTCTCTTGGCAGTTCTACCAGCATAACAAAAAACTAAAAATGACGCTTCAAGAAGTAAAAGACGAAAGCAAGCAAACAGATGGGTCGCCCGAAGTTAAGGCTAAGATAAGACGCATGCAAATGACAGCTGGCAGCCGAGCTAAACAACGCCGTGAGGCTATGGAGAACGTCCCCTCTGCAACGGCAATCATTACCAATCCGACACACTTTGCTGTAGCATTAAAATATGAAGTAGGTACAGCCGGCGCACCAATAATCCTCGCTATGGGGCGTGGTTATCAAGCCCAAGAAATAATTAGTATTGGGAAAGACGCTGGCGTAACTGTGTTCCAAAACGAGCTTTTGGCTCGGGCGTTATTTTTTGCTGGACAGATTGGAGAGGAAATACCAACGCCTCTCTTTACAGCCGTTGCAGCCATTCTTGGTTTCATTTACCGTTTGAACAAGGGTGACGCAGTGGATGAACCCGACGTTGAGCTCCCAGCAGATATGCTTTTTGACGAAAATGGGAAGTCAATTTCATGA
- the flhA gene encoding flagellar biosynthesis protein FlhA, translating into MSVSEPLVQRRGFGRAMSGAALPLGILMLVAMMVLPLPVLLLDLFFTVNILMSLLILMVALQTHRPLDFSSFPSLLLLATVLRLALNVASTRIVLSEGHTGTGAAGQVIEAFGAFVIAGNFVVGIFVFAILVIINLVVITKGAGRVSEVSARFTLDAMPGKQMAIDADLNAGVLTAEEATKRREDVAREAEFHGAMDGASKFVKGDAVAGILILAINVIGGLAIGILQHDLSLAEASQLYVLLSIGDGLVAQIPSLLLSIATAIIVTRVSSSQDMAEHIKSEVAMSRAWFPVAGVLGLIGLVPGMPTLLFGGMALAAAAAGYAFYKQETNGSAEEVEDKSKAVEDSDPNSLKVTDVADLSAVTLLLSYPLLSLIDNDNGGPLARRITAVRKEVSQALGFVFPGVRVRDDLGMEANDYRIKVGQIVVAEDKIYPDKKLAMPSGTSRIKVKGIDVKEPTFGIDATWIPPELEFEAEANGYIIIAPETVLATHLSQILYKHAADLIGQDDVQELLDNLSEVVPQLVQSVVPKLMPLHNLTAVLRQILRERIPISDLRRILELLSEMASKNLGVSETAEALRPHLIGLLIQQTTPLNAPLPVIILDSNFEHLLINSAKQSEGDQLLLDSSLAERMVQSLVRINEEQTEANKKPFLVVSPKIRSKLSAFLRQHLADFPVLSFTELPDGRKVEVVATVSGEAEAPSDQ; encoded by the coding sequence ATGAGTGTGTCAGAACCATTAGTCCAGAGGCGTGGGTTTGGACGCGCCATGAGCGGTGCGGCCTTGCCGCTCGGCATATTGATGCTGGTTGCGATGATGGTTCTGCCGCTTCCAGTCCTTCTGTTAGATCTATTTTTTACGGTCAACATCTTGATGTCCCTGTTGATTTTAATGGTGGCCTTGCAAACTCACCGGCCCTTGGACTTTTCGTCTTTTCCAAGCTTGTTGCTGTTGGCAACCGTCCTGCGGCTGGCGTTGAATGTGGCCTCCACCCGGATCGTGCTGAGCGAGGGACATACAGGAACAGGTGCTGCCGGTCAGGTGATTGAAGCCTTTGGAGCTTTTGTCATCGCGGGAAACTTTGTTGTCGGTATTTTTGTATTTGCGATTCTCGTGATCATCAACCTTGTCGTCATCACAAAGGGCGCAGGGCGCGTGTCGGAGGTATCTGCGCGCTTTACCCTCGACGCGATGCCGGGCAAACAAATGGCGATTGACGCAGATTTGAATGCGGGCGTTCTGACAGCAGAGGAAGCGACTAAACGCCGCGAGGATGTCGCGCGGGAGGCAGAGTTCCACGGCGCGATGGACGGTGCTTCCAAGTTTGTGAAGGGGGACGCCGTTGCCGGTATCCTGATCCTTGCGATCAATGTCATCGGTGGCCTCGCCATCGGGATTTTGCAACATGATCTGTCGCTTGCTGAAGCGTCACAGCTCTATGTACTTTTGTCGATTGGGGACGGGCTCGTGGCGCAGATCCCCTCTCTGCTGCTGTCGATTGCCACCGCAATCATCGTGACGCGGGTTTCGTCCAGTCAGGACATGGCCGAGCATATTAAAAGCGAAGTGGCTATGTCCCGTGCGTGGTTTCCGGTCGCGGGCGTTCTTGGTCTTATCGGTCTGGTCCCCGGCATGCCAACTCTGTTGTTCGGGGGCATGGCCTTGGCGGCGGCTGCCGCAGGGTATGCTTTTTACAAGCAGGAAACGAACGGCTCTGCAGAGGAGGTCGAGGACAAATCCAAAGCCGTAGAGGATAGTGACCCGAATAGCCTAAAGGTGACGGATGTTGCGGACCTTTCGGCAGTGACCCTTCTACTAAGTTATCCTCTTCTGTCACTGATAGACAACGACAATGGCGGCCCGCTGGCCAGACGCATTACCGCCGTTCGCAAGGAGGTGTCGCAAGCCTTGGGCTTTGTTTTTCCGGGTGTGCGGGTGCGTGACGATCTTGGCATGGAAGCCAATGACTACCGGATCAAGGTAGGTCAGATAGTTGTCGCTGAGGACAAGATATATCCTGATAAAAAACTTGCGATGCCAAGCGGAACCTCTCGGATTAAGGTAAAGGGGATTGACGTCAAAGAGCCGACTTTTGGGATTGATGCGACATGGATACCGCCTGAGCTAGAGTTCGAGGCAGAAGCGAATGGATATATAATAATAGCACCAGAGACTGTGCTTGCCACGCATCTCAGTCAAATTTTGTATAAACACGCAGCTGACCTAATTGGGCAGGATGACGTACAGGAATTGCTTGATAACCTTTCCGAGGTCGTGCCGCAGTTGGTGCAATCTGTGGTTCCAAAGCTGATGCCTCTACATAACTTGACGGCCGTCTTGCGTCAGATTCTGCGTGAGCGCATCCCGATCAGCGATCTGCGTCGGATTTTGGAGCTACTCTCGGAAATGGCCAGTAAGAATTTGGGGGTATCTGAAACTGCTGAGGCGCTGAGACCCCATCTTATAGGTCTTCTGATCCAGCAAACAACACCGTTGAATGCCCCATTGCCGGTAATTATACTAGACAGCAACTTTGAACATCTGCTTATCAATTCTGCGAAGCAATCGGAGGGTGACCAATTGCTTCTGGATAGCAGTCTGGCCGAACGTATGGTGCAATCACTGGTGCGTATCAACGAGGAGCAGACAGAGGCAAATAAGAAGCCTTTCCTTGTAGTGTCTCCCAAGATCCGCAGCAAGCTTTCCGCCTTTTTGCGTCAACACCTTGCTGATTTCCCCGTTCTGTCGTTCACAGAACTGCCCGATGGCCGTAAGGTGGAGGTTGTTGCTACCGTGTCGGGTGAAGCAGAAGCGCCATCCGACCAATGA
- the istB gene encoding IS21-like element helper ATPase IstB: MTTNATYEALRSLKLDGMADVFAELLSQDMKGTQDPSQWISHMVAREKSMRDAKRLQSRLRMAKFREPDATMDTVDFNAERTLDRAAFEALGDGSWIKSHRTVLMTGPCGVGKSFLACALGHEACKLDNSVLYFRMPQLFTELATAKANNIYDRLFKRIARAEVLILDDWGPDLMTATQRRDLMEIVDARYERKSTVITSQLPVEQWYDIISDPTLADAILDRLVHQAFRFEISGPSMRKATVEAEAEPAAIRKPSFGRLLSRPAHPHNG; this comes from the coding sequence ATGACTACAAACGCTACCTATGAAGCTCTCCGTTCGCTTAAATTGGATGGTATGGCAGATGTTTTTGCTGAACTCCTGTCTCAGGATATGAAGGGAACGCAGGACCCGAGCCAATGGATCAGTCACATGGTCGCTCGCGAAAAATCCATGAGAGATGCAAAGCGGCTGCAAAGTCGGTTGCGCATGGCTAAATTCCGAGAACCGGACGCAACGATGGATACTGTTGATTTTAACGCCGAGCGCACTTTGGATCGCGCAGCTTTTGAAGCTTTGGGCGATGGAAGTTGGATCAAAAGCCATCGCACAGTTTTGATGACGGGACCCTGTGGTGTCGGAAAATCTTTTCTTGCTTGCGCGTTAGGGCATGAAGCCTGTAAATTGGACAACAGTGTTCTCTACTTCCGTATGCCGCAACTGTTTACGGAACTCGCGACAGCAAAAGCTAATAACATTTACGATCGTCTGTTCAAGCGGATTGCACGTGCTGAAGTGTTGATTTTGGATGATTGGGGCCCAGATCTCATGACGGCCACTCAGCGTCGTGATCTGATGGAGATCGTGGATGCGCGCTATGAGCGGAAGTCTACTGTTATCACAAGCCAGCTGCCTGTCGAACAATGGTATGACATCATTTCTGATCCGACGCTCGCCGATGCCATTCTTGACAGACTTGTGCACCAGGCGTTCCGTTTTGAGATTAGTGGACCCTCAATGCGCAAGGCTACGGTCGAGGCTGAAGCTGAGCCCGCGGCGATCCGCAAGCCTAGCTTTGGGCGGTTGCTCAGTAGACCGGCACACCCTCATAACGGTTGA
- a CDS encoding Arm DNA-binding domain-containing protein, translated as MKFSKRKLDQSGWTAGVFLKAKANSERIWVQRIIINAKRREIELGIFPEMTMTQARNEVETNKDIIAAGGDVFGKKRKMHQDSIRDRIKSLSQRIGARCADPVTSKSPELVLPLEPVANSSVILSDDQLQAVEGIETSKSPELVLPLEPVANSSVILSDDQLQAVEGIETSTDPDNTTTLDEVRALGPNIDNALMHILNVLPDDEDGTHVWVDMMTLSQACGPEILDKTCALALEQGDCTLWSIVAILDEETSRPEAISEAPSPGIAHGNIRGPQHFTERK; from the coding sequence GTGAAATTTTCCAAGCGAAAATTGGATCAATCAGGATGGACTGCTGGCGTTTTTCTGAAGGCGAAGGCCAATAGTGAACGCATATGGGTTCAACGTATTATAATAAATGCGAAGCGCCGAGAGATTGAGCTGGGTATCTTCCCTGAAATGACCATGACTCAAGCCCGTAATGAGGTTGAAACCAACAAAGATATCATTGCCGCTGGTGGTGATGTGTTCGGCAAAAAAAGAAAAATGCACCAAGATAGCATACGAGACAGGATCAAGAGCCTGTCCCAGAGGATCGGTGCACGCTGTGCGGATCCCGTCACCTCCAAATCACCCGAACTGGTTCTGCCGCTTGAGCCAGTGGCAAATTCATCCGTGATCTTATCGGATGATCAGCTGCAAGCCGTTGAGGGTATCGAAACCTCCAAATCACCCGAACTGGTTCTGCCGCTTGAGCCAGTGGCAAATTCATCCGTGATCCTATCGGATGATCAACTGCAAGCCGTTGAGGGTATCGAAACCTCCACTGATCCTGACAACACAACGACGTTGGATGAGGTGCGTGCGCTGGGGCCAAATATCGATAATGCGCTGATGCACATTCTGAATGTGTTGCCTGACGATGAGGATGGAACTCATGTTTGGGTGGACATGATGACCTTATCACAGGCCTGTGGTCCTGAAATACTTGACAAAACCTGTGCGCTCGCGTTGGAGCAAGGCGATTGTACGCTTTGGTCCATTGTCGCAATTTTAGATGAAGAGACCAGTAGACCGGAGGCCATCTCAGAAGCCCCTTCGCCTGGGATTGCTCATGGCAATATTCGTGGGCCGCAACATTTCACTGAAAGGAAATAA